One Formosa agariphila KMM 3901 genomic window, CGTTATTACTACTAGGCGTTGGCTTAGTAGTCTTAATTTTCTTTGTGCTTTCGCTACCTAAAACTCGTGATGTTTCTAATGAACCTCCCTTTTCTAATATTGTACAAAAAGACCTCATTACTAAAAAGCAGCTTTTAATAGTGAATGATGAAAGCATTAAACAAGATAAAGATTACACATATCACCTAGAAGACGGTAGCAGTTATGGCATGGATTCAGGACTAGAAGTTGTTGCTACATTTCCTGTGGAAACAGCGGTAACTATAGATAAGGTAGAACTCTATACCAATAGAGTGAGTGGCACCACTACGCCTTATCTTTTTGGTAAAATTTACAGTAAAGAGCTTCAAGCCTATTACACATTTCAATATGCTTGGGGCGATTATCATATAATATATGAGGACACACCTTATTGGTCCTTTCCATTAGCGTTTTGGCAAGACGAGCCTTTATCTGAAACGTATATTATAGACGTACCATAATGTGTATTTTACTATTAAAATGTGAAAATGAATGTACTAGAATGTAGACTATGAATTTAAATCAAATTACTATTCCATCGTTAAACCTGGAAAAATCTATTCCGTTTTATGAAACTTTAGGACTAAAGTTAATTGTAAAAGCGTTACCCGATTACGCAAGGTTCGAATGTCCCGATGGGAATACGACATTTTCTATTCACCGTACCGAAACGCTACCCGAAGGCCCCGGTATTTCTGTCTACTTTGAGTGTAAAAACCTTGATGAACATGTAGCGAACCTTAAAAGCAAAGGCATTAAAATAGACCAAGACCCTACAGACCAAAGTTGGCTCTGGCGAGAAGCGCGGTTAAAAGATGTAGACGGAAATCAACTGATTTTATTTTACGGTGGCGATAACAGACTGAATCCACCTTGGCGCCTTACATCGAAATAAAAATATTTCAGCTTAAGAACGATGGACGTCATATGGTTATCTATTTAGATTACCTCGAGCGTTTTTTAGTTGGTATCATCGCCATGTACAAGACTTTCTAACGCATAATGCAATCTATTCTGCGCATTATCTTGAGAGCCGAAAATAGAGCGAAACAATTCACCTTGTTCGGAAATAAGTAACCATTGTGGTGTGCCTTCAGCATTAAATTGGTCGAAGACTTTATGGTGCTGGTCTATATAAATAGGAAACGGCACTTCGCCACTTGTAAACACGGCTTTAATAGTGTCTTTGTTGCCTTCTCTATTTTTAAAATCCGCATGTATCCCAATCACTTGAATAGAAGGGAAGGTCTGCTGAAATTCGTATGCCAACGGAATAGCACGACCCGTGCAACCCAGACAATCGTTATTATAGATAATTATAAGCAAGATTTTATTTCTATAAGCCGAGATTAAATCTACCGGCTCTCTGTCTAAATCTATAACAGGAATGTGTTGTATTAGAGTATTCATAGTATAAGTGTGTGTAATTTCAAGATTTTACTTGACCATTAAGTGTTTGTTATCCACGACAGAAACGCCCCAATCGGCTATAGATTGAATAACCGGAATTAAGGTTTTACCAAAATCGGTTAACGAATATTCTACTTTTAAAGGCGGTTTAGTAGTGTACACTTTTCGCTTAATAACACCATCTTCTTCTAAAGTTTTAAGTTGTAAACTCAAGGTACGCTCGGTGACTGTTGGCATCTCTTTGCGTAATTCGTTATATCTAAGCGGACCTTTAATTAAATGGAATAGTATAACTGTTTTCCATTTTCCACCAATAACGCCCATAGTTAAACTGGCGCAACACGGGTAGTCTTTACCTTTAAATGTATACATCGTTTTCTTTTTTATTCTGCAAAGGTATAACACTATATAAAAGCAAACAACTATATTTTTTATAGTAAAAATATTTCACAACAAAACACTGTTAATCAGTAAATTGAGTTTTTATATTTATACTATCATTTTCGACCGTTATTGTGAGATTTAAATGCTATACATACTTTTGTCACTATAAAAATGATAGTATTATTTAACACCTATAAAAATGAATTTACAAGACACACTAAACTGGAGATACACCACTAAAGCATTTGACACTACTAAGACCATTTCTGAAGCGGATATGGCACAAGTAAAACATGTACTTAGAATGAGCCCTTCTAGTGTAAACCTTCAACCTTGGCATTTTATAATTGCTGAAACTGCAGAAGGGAAAGCACGTATGGCAAAAGGAACACAAGGATTCTTTCAATTTAATGAACCTAAAGTTACAAATGCCTCTGCTGTGGTTTTGTTTTGCGTAAAAACAGATGCCGATGATGCATACTTTCAGCATATAGCAGATACAGAAGACCAAGATGGACGCTTCCCGAATGATGATATAAAAAACGGATTCTTAGGTGCGGTGAAAGCATTTGCTGGCATTCATAAATACGATTTAAAAGACCTTCAGCATTGGATGGAAAAGCAAGTGTATTTAAATATTGGTAACTTTTTATTGGGAGTTGCAAGTTTAGGAATCGATGCTACACCTATGGAAGGGATAGATGTAAAAGCATTGGATGAAGAATTCGGATTAAGAGAAAAAGGATATACTGCCTTAGTTGCTGTGTCTATAGGATATAGAGATGCATCCGATTTCAATGTAACCGATAAAACACCGAAGTCTAGATTATCAGAAGCTGAAATCTTTACAGAAATATAAGTATTGAAACCTATTATATAATCTATCACGTTTTATAGCTTAAAAATTAAAACCCTTAGAAGATCCATCCGATTTCAAGTAATTTAATAGAATTTTATGATATTTCTCTTAATTAAAAATGAATATGGTGTTATATTTAATCTTTAAATTTAAAAAACGGAAACAATGAAAACATTATATGAAGCAACTACGGTTGCAACAGGAGGAAGAGCAGGACATGTAAAATCTGATCACAGTCCAGTAGATTTTAACTTGTCAGTTCCAGAATCTATGGGCGGTAGTGGTGGAGCAGGAGCTAATCCTGAACAATTATTCGGTGCTGCTTATGCCGCATGTTTTGGAGGTGCTCTTCAAGCTGTAGCCAAAAGTGAAGGTATTGAAATTGACGAAGAGGCTCTAAGTGTTACGGCTATTATCGGGTTCTGTAAAGACAAAGAAGGATTTTTCCTTGAAGCTACTTTAGATTCTTATATCCCTGGAGTTGATTTAGAAACCGGAGAAGACTTAATTGAAAAAGCTCATGAAATGTGTCCGTTTAGTAAAGCCACTCGCGATAATATTACAGTGACTCTAAATTTATTGATAGACGAAGACGAATAAACTTAAGTACAGTTAAAGATTTAAAAAGCTTACCATTTGGTAGGCTTTTTTTTGTGTTATACATCTGCTGATTTAATGATTTAAGACGTGTTAATAATGATGTTTTGTTCTCGGTATTACTTCGACTGCGCTCAATACAAGCTGCTCGAACACCATGAAGAACCAATACGTTATTTATACAATCTTCGAGCGGAGTTGAGAAGGAAATGTTAGAACGTGACGTAACTAGTACACGAAGTTTGTCGAGAAGTATACAACAGCGTCGTCTCTAGTTCAATACCTAAATTTATCTAAAAAACTCTTCAAAGATTAAAAGCGTTGTTTTAATTTTGCAGCACATATACCTCGCATAAATTCAAAAATCTTGTTAGAAAAACAATCCCCAAATCCACATCATCAATTAATAGATTCAGAGTATTTTATTTACTGCTTAGAAGGCGTAGATGATATAGATACCGACACAGGTACTAAGGCGCGAGAAAGCTTGGAACATTTGGTTCAGAAATTTGGTATTGCCAGTATCTATAAAACATGCGATACTATAGAAGGGTTAGAGGAGAGCCTAAATACTTTGGTTCTGGATGATCATCATTTTAATGATTATGAAATCATTTACCTGGTGATGTCTGGAGCAGCCAACACAATTTGTTTAAATGACTACCATTATAGTTTACAAGAGATAGCCGAACTTTTTGAAGGCCGTTTACAAGGCAAGATTTTACACTTTTCAAATGCGAAAATTCTAGATTTAGACGAAGAAGAAGCGCAATACTTTATAGATATAACAGGTGCCAAAGGGCTTTCTGGCTATGGTAATGCTTATAATGGCATAGATAGCTTAAACCTGGATCAAGCGTTTTTTAATTTATTTAATGAAGACGATAATATGTTTGATGTTGTAGAAGAATTACATCAAAAACATTATGCCGCTTGTAAGTTACTTGATTTCAGATTGTATTATTAATCCCATGTCTTGTTCCAAGGATGTTCGAGCGGAGTCGAGAACAGTGATTTAATTATATTGTCTTATATCTTTTAAAATTATAGATCTTTCCACTTTAGTGAATTTTAGTTTGTTAAGACAACACAAGCTTCTCGACTTCGCTCGAAGACCGTTTTAAATCTTGTTTTGTTTTCTATAGTGTTCGAGCAGCTTGTACTGAGCGCAGTCGAAGTAGAGTCGAGAACAGTGATTTAATTATATTGTCTTATATCTTTTAATATAATGGATGCCTATAATTTAATGTGTCCTAGAGTTTTAAAATAATACATACTTCTCGTCATACTTCGTTTGCTAGCTTCGTAAGCATCCTACTATGCTTTCTCACTAATGCTCGAAAACCGTTTAAAACATATTTCGTTATCCAAGGTGTTCGAGCGGAGTCGAGAACAAGAATTATGATATAATACTTTACTTCTATTAATATAATGGATGTCAATCGAAAAATGTAAATACTTACTGTTTTTCACTTAAATATTTCCAATAGCGCTTCGGCACATGTTGAATATGGAGTTTCATGTTTTTCCGAGATGCAATGTTGGTGCTTTTAAAATAGTCGTTCCACAATTGCTGAAACTCCAATTCGATGTCAGCGAATAGATCCGAGGAGGTTTTAGACGGATCGAAATCCGCATCAAACTCCAACGTAATTATATCTACTTGTTCTAAGTTGTAATAAATACCGTACTTCCGTTTTAAATCGTAAATCAGCCATTTTTGGTCGGCATAACGTTTTTTAAAATGATTTTTGATGAGTGGTAACACATTAAAATCGGGTTCAATATTCGCAAAATAAATCCCATCTTTGGTCAGTTTAAATCTCACAAACGCTTCCATTCTATGTTTTTCTCGTCCGACGTTTTTGGTAAGTTTTGAGACTTCTAAAATATGCGCGTTCGTAAAATCTGATGCCACGTTGGTAGTAGATGCAAATACGTATATCATGGCTTGAAATAAAGTGTCTTCCACCGTGGATTTTTCACTTAAAAAGGCATAATAAAAACGACGCAACTCGTTCGCACTCATTTTCTTTTTTAAACCATGCCACACCCGATTTGCTTTTTCTTGGTCGGTAATCACTGTTTCAGAACTACCAAATAAAGGGTGCTGAAATCGTGTTGCAGTAACTATAGTCACTGTTTTTAATTTCATCTCGAACGCGGTAAATACCGCTGTTAAGAAGCCATCGAACGAGCTATCGTATATTAGAGAGGTTTCCATACTAAGCGACTATCCAAAAAGATTTAATTGGTTACTAAGCATGCTGGTATATTTACTCTTGGTGTTTTGTAAGATTAAACCTTTAATTTTTTCAGCAGTTAAATCACGCGTTTCAAATTGGTTTGAGGCACAAATCAAGAAATATTGCGCCCGATTTAAAGACACGCCAATGGCTTTTAAATGGTCCCAATTGAGCTGTCTGTAACGTCTTGCATGTAATATTTTAAATACCGATTTCATTCCCAATCCCGGAATTCTTGCCAACATGCGTTTATCGGCTTTATTCACATC contains:
- a CDS encoding oxygen-insensitive NAD(P)H-dependent nitroreductase NfsB, whose protein sequence is MNLQDTLNWRYTTKAFDTTKTISEADMAQVKHVLRMSPSSVNLQPWHFIIAETAEGKARMAKGTQGFFQFNEPKVTNASAVVLFCVKTDADDAYFQHIADTEDQDGRFPNDDIKNGFLGAVKAFAGIHKYDLKDLQHWMEKQVYLNIGNFLLGVASLGIDATPMEGIDVKALDEEFGLREKGYTALVAVSIGYRDASDFNVTDKTPKSRLSEAEIFTEI
- a CDS encoding TIGR03915 family putative DNA repair protein translates to METSLIYDSSFDGFLTAVFTAFEMKLKTVTIVTATRFQHPLFGSSETVITDQEKANRVWHGLKKKMSANELRRFYYAFLSEKSTVEDTLFQAMIYVFASTTNVASDFTNAHILEVSKLTKNVGREKHRMEAFVRFKLTKDGIYFANIEPDFNVLPLIKNHFKKRYADQKWLIYDLKRKYGIYYNLEQVDIITLEFDADFDPSKTSSDLFADIELEFQQLWNDYFKSTNIASRKNMKLHIQHVPKRYWKYLSEKQ
- a CDS encoding VOC family protein, producing MNLNQITIPSLNLEKSIPFYETLGLKLIVKALPDYARFECPDGNTTFSIHRTETLPEGPGISVYFECKNLDEHVANLKSKGIKIDQDPTDQSWLWREARLKDVDGNQLILFYGGDNRLNPPWRLTSK
- a CDS encoding DUF6642 family protein, yielding MLEKQSPNPHHQLIDSEYFIYCLEGVDDIDTDTGTKARESLEHLVQKFGIASIYKTCDTIEGLEESLNTLVLDDHHFNDYEIIYLVMSGAANTICLNDYHYSLQEIAELFEGRLQGKILHFSNAKILDLDEEEAQYFIDITGAKGLSGYGNAYNGIDSLNLDQAFFNLFNEDDNMFDVVEELHQKHYAACKLLDFRLYY
- a CDS encoding TlpA family protein disulfide reductase; the encoded protein is MNTLIQHIPVIDLDREPVDLISAYRNKILLIIIYNNDCLGCTGRAIPLAYEFQQTFPSIQVIGIHADFKNREGNKDTIKAVFTSGEVPFPIYIDQHHKVFDQFNAEGTPQWLLISEQGELFRSIFGSQDNAQNRLHYALESLVHGDDTN
- a CDS encoding Ohr family peroxiredoxin; amino-acid sequence: MKTLYEATTVATGGRAGHVKSDHSPVDFNLSVPESMGGSGGAGANPEQLFGAAYAACFGGALQAVAKSEGIEIDEEALSVTAIIGFCKDKEGFFLEATLDSYIPGVDLETGEDLIEKAHEMCPFSKATRDNITVTLNLLIDEDE
- a CDS encoding winged helix-turn-helix transcriptional regulator, giving the protein MYTFKGKDYPCCASLTMGVIGGKWKTVILFHLIKGPLRYNELRKEMPTVTERTLSLQLKTLEEDGVIKRKVYTTKPPLKVEYSLTDFGKTLIPVIQSIADWGVSVVDNKHLMVK